A window of the Deltaproteobacteria bacterium genome harbors these coding sequences:
- a CDS encoding ABC transporter — protein MRQVRHIFKKEFTAYFISPIAYIVISIFLLITGWFFFTPFFLYNQANLRNFFVLLPTVFSFVVPAVTMRLFSEEFNVGSYEILLTMPVTFRDVVLGKFLAAVAFLATMLLPTLAYPVFVSFLGQLDWGPVLGGYIGAILLGAAFSAVGLFASSLTRNQIVAFIIGMAVCFGLTLIDKMLFFLPHSLLGFFEYLGADFHFQNISKGVIDSRDVLYFMSVCFVGIYGARLAMEQRS, from the coding sequence ATGCGACAGGTCAGACATATCTTCAAAAAAGAATTTACAGCCTATTTCATATCCCCCATCGCCTATATAGTGATATCGATCTTTCTTCTCATAACAGGGTGGTTCTTCTTTACGCCATTCTTTCTATATAATCAGGCAAATCTGAGGAATTTTTTTGTCCTGCTTCCCACTGTCTTTTCATTCGTGGTGCCGGCTGTCACAATGCGGCTCTTTTCCGAGGAATTTAATGTCGGGTCTTATGAGATCCTGCTCACCATGCCGGTGACATTTCGGGACGTGGTCCTGGGCAAATTCCTGGCTGCTGTTGCATTTCTTGCAACCATGTTGCTCCCGACACTTGCCTATCCCGTCTTTGTCTCATTCCTCGGCCAGCTCGATTGGGGGCCAGTCCTGGGAGGCTATATCGGTGCAATCCTGTTGGGCGCCGCATTTTCTGCCGTTGGGCTCTTTGCCTCATCGCTTACCCGAAACCAGATTGTTGCCTTTATTATCGGCATGGCAGTCTGCTTCGGCCTGACACTGATTGACAAGATGCTCTTTTTTCTGCCCCATTCACTGCTGGGGTTTTTTGAATATCTGGGCGCGGATTTCCATTTTCAGAACATCTCAAAGGGCGTTATCGATTCACGGGATGTCCTGTATTTCATGAGCGTCTGCTTTGTCGGCATCTATGGCGCGCGTCTGGCCATGGAGCAAAGGAGTTAG
- a CDS encoding ABC transporter permease yields the protein MDLTANKIYSISEASRQAVSTLSEPLTVNVFFTKDLPAPHNNTERYLHDLLQEYSIYANEYFNYHFYDVSPEEGDISQEAGKNQELAKNYGIYPVQIQVVEKDEVKFQKAYMGLVLIHGDLIERIPTITSTDGLEYKLTTAIRKLNNKISVLLNLPEKIQVKLFLSSSLDIVASFMGLKDLPELPEKLKDIVEKLNRKNYGKLEFKYLDLTKDENAEAELEKYHILSLKWPALSGGQIQPGEGAIGLVLEYMDKVIEVPLIRILQIPLIGKRYELVDMDELEEIINEGVESLIDINEDLGFLADHGTLDISNASPMNLMEPDRQNAASNFRALVSENYTIKDVNLKDETIPEGLNCLVIAGPTESFTDYELFQIDQFLMQGKSLALFLDAFNEVSPPREQSFGYGQVPSYVPLNTGLERLLEHYGIRISKSYVMDENCYKQRIPAQFGGGERAIYFAPVIKKGFINSDLGFMRNIKGLVAAKISPLELDAERIRENGLEAHRLFASSEKSWEMKGRIDLNPMFIRPPQSVDEQQSLPLSYIIEGEFPSYFAGKSIPEKRPADEKDSGDSEKTAAKGPAKERTGIDLSKIKARGEFLSRGKPGKIFLIASSEILKNNMLDPEGRSPNAMFIMNVLDFLNNREAIAMMRSKEQRFNPLDETGAGTRTFIKSFNIVGLPVLVVISGLLVWSCRHSRKKRIRMMFQKRSA from the coding sequence ATGGATCTCACCGCAAATAAGATTTACTCCATCTCAGAAGCGAGCAGACAGGCCGTGTCCACACTCTCGGAGCCGCTCACTGTAAACGTCTTTTTCACAAAGGATCTTCCTGCCCCGCATAACAATACGGAGCGGTATCTTCACGACCTCCTGCAGGAATATTCCATCTATGCCAACGAATATTTTAACTACCATTTCTATGATGTGAGCCCGGAAGAGGGCGACATAAGCCAGGAGGCCGGAAAGAACCAGGAACTGGCGAAAAACTATGGGATTTATCCCGTCCAGATCCAGGTTGTCGAAAAAGACGAGGTCAAGTTTCAGAAGGCCTATATGGGCCTGGTACTGATTCACGGCGACCTTATTGAACGGATTCCGACCATTACGTCCACAGACGGGCTGGAATATAAGCTGACAACGGCGATCCGGAAACTGAACAACAAGATCAGCGTCCTGCTGAACCTGCCGGAAAAGATACAGGTCAAGCTGTTTCTTTCTTCTTCACTGGATATCGTCGCTTCCTTCATGGGCCTGAAAGACCTTCCGGAGCTTCCTGAAAAGCTGAAAGACATCGTGGAGAAACTGAACAGGAAGAACTACGGAAAGCTTGAATTCAAGTACCTGGATTTGACAAAGGATGAGAATGCAGAAGCGGAGCTCGAAAAATATCACATTCTGAGCCTCAAATGGCCGGCCCTTTCCGGGGGACAGATTCAACCAGGCGAAGGTGCCATCGGCCTTGTACTTGAATATATGGACAAAGTAATTGAGGTCCCGCTGATCCGTATCCTGCAGATCCCTCTTATCGGGAAGCGTTATGAACTTGTTGACATGGACGAGCTGGAAGAGATCATCAATGAGGGCGTGGAATCGCTCATCGACATCAATGAAGACCTGGGATTTCTGGCAGATCACGGAACACTGGATATCTCGAACGCTTCTCCCATGAACCTGATGGAACCTGACAGGCAGAATGCAGCATCAAACTTCAGGGCCTTGGTCTCTGAGAACTACACTATCAAGGATGTCAATCTCAAGGATGAGACTATCCCTGAAGGCCTGAATTGTCTGGTGATTGCCGGGCCTACAGAGAGCTTTACCGACTATGAGCTCTTTCAGATCGACCAGTTCCTGATGCAAGGGAAAAGTCTGGCCCTGTTTCTGGACGCCTTTAATGAAGTGAGTCCTCCCAGGGAGCAGTCCTTTGGATACGGCCAGGTACCCTCGTATGTCCCTCTCAATACAGGGCTTGAAAGACTACTGGAGCACTATGGCATCCGTATCAGCAAGTCCTATGTTATGGACGAAAATTGCTATAAACAGAGGATTCCGGCACAGTTCGGCGGCGGCGAGAGGGCCATATACTTCGCCCCCGTCATCAAGAAAGGGTTTATCAACAGCGATTTGGGGTTCATGCGGAACATCAAGGGACTGGTTGCGGCAAAGATCTCGCCCCTTGAGCTTGATGCTGAACGTATCAGGGAGAACGGTCTGGAGGCTCACAGACTGTTCGCCTCTTCAGAGAAGTCCTGGGAAATGAAGGGCCGGATAGACTTAAATCCCATGTTCATCCGGCCGCCGCAGTCGGTTGATGAGCAGCAAAGCCTGCCGCTTTCATATATTATTGAAGGGGAATTCCCCAGTTACTTTGCCGGAAAATCCATCCCGGAGAAAAGGCCGGCGGATGAGAAGGATTCGGGTGATTCAGAAAAGACAGCGGCCAAAGGGCCTGCCAAGGAAAGAACCGGGATCGATCTTTCAAAGATCAAGGCAAGAGGCGAATTCCTGTCCAGGGGCAAGCCGGGCAAGATTTTTCTGATAGCGTCCTCTGAGATACTCAAAAATAATATGCTGGACCCGGAAGGAAGAAGCCCCAATGCCATGTTTATCATGAACGTACTGGACTTCCTGAACAATCGGGAAGCAATCGCCATGATGCGGAGCAAGGAGCAGCGTTTCAACCCCCTCGATGAGACAGGGGCAGGAACCAGGACCTTTATCAAATCCTTTAATATCGTCGGGCTGCCGGTGCTTGTGGTCATTTCCGGACTTTTGGTCTGGTCGTGCCGCCACTCGCGAAAGAAACGCATCCGGATGATGTTCCAGAAGCGAAGCGCCTGA